The Coffea arabica cultivar ET-39 chromosome 10e, Coffea Arabica ET-39 HiFi, whole genome shotgun sequence region TTGATTTGATTGGAGGTATCAAAACCAATAACAACTAATAATTTTGTATTGTATGTGTCCTTCATAAATATGGCATCAATACCAATAACTGGTTTAAGGTGTCGAAATGACTCGATCACCGGATCAAATGTCCAAAACACGTAATGAAAGATTGTGTATCCAACATTATTTTGCCGATGGTGCTCCCACTTGGCAACTATTTTCGGATTAATTTTCACCAATTCCTGCATGTATATAGACAGGTTGCTATAAAAGTTGGCCAATCTCCATACATAGTATCAATCGCACACCACCTAACATACTATAATTTTTTGTACGAAACATCCGTATCAAAAACACGTTTAATGGTCGTCTGTATTTTTTTTGATGGCATAAAGTGGACCGTTCTCGACGTGGTGTATTATGTACTCCATTATGAGTTTCGAACTCAACTGTCGATGGTCATTGAAATTCGAAACTCACACACGTGTGCTCTTTCACAAATGGTACAATCTTTCACATGTTATGTGTATTTCTCAGAGTGGCTCTTAGCTGCCAATTACATGGTGGGGAGGCACTGTGGGACTTGCAGCGAACATAGCAGGTGATTGGTTTACTTTTCCGCACTTTGTACTCTCTATTGTGTTTGATCGACTTGAGTTTGGCGACTCGCTGAACGTTATTCTTTGTTTCAAAGACCATTCCCAATCTAAACTCCTTTGCCCGCTCATCCCACATATTATACTTCTCCGAACCTACCTTGTTAAAAGGATCAAAATTTAGTGAGGCTTCCACTTCTTCAAGGTCGTGTAGATAAACTGGTATATGATACGAAATCGATGGATCGGCACCTCATTGCATCCACGGATTGTTGGCTTTTTATCGGTTTGATCCTGCTCATCGTGATAACCATCGTCCGAATCATCACCGTCAGGTTTCGGTTTCATACTTTGATCAACATGAACGCCCTCACTTTTAGGTATGTTCGATAGAATTGCCGAAGCGAAAATTTTCATTCAAGATAATCACCAAGGAAACTATTATTACGGAATATATATTTACTTTTACCATTCTCGCCGCTTCGATTTATATGCCCTTCTTTATGACTTGGCTTATTATTCCACATTCATTCATACTCCGATTGTGCTGccatttttttactttcaccTATGGGAGTACGAAACATGTTGCTTGATTCCgtttcaaaatcaaattgaaCTAATGATGTTTGTCCGACATCGTGATCACTATGGATATGAAGGGCTTGTGGCTCCACTTCCACATATATCTTACATGCTGTGTGTGGTGATATCAATTTCATATGATATAGTATATCAATGTCATCTTCGCACCCCAATTGCATTCcagcaaatatattttgatCAACACAATCCCTAAACCATGGATTCAACTTGAAAATATTCCGATCTAGTTGCATGCAAGTATACGCTCTATTCATCAACTCATTATAATTTATTCGATATTTCACTAATATGACTTTTTTACACCTTGGAGGGTCATATGCAAATGATCCTTCGGTTTCATTTATTTTGCATCCCCAATAAAATTGAATCACCAATGCAAGAAGGTCTATCAACATTTTTTTCCTAATCTTACGAATATTTTTATGTCATCTCatattttttgacaatttctcGTAATTGTTAATATTAACGCAACAAATGTTTTTCATTAGTAATAACACCACTAATAAAACAATCAttaatttcaaatgaataaGTAAAGATAAAATTATCAAACAAATAGTATTATTCAAACTATTAGAGTAATGGTTCTTCTTTATTATTAATcataaattattattatctacttttaaatattatttaCGATTTACTTGTAACCACCAACTCTTTCTTATAATTAACTATTATTTATTACTCACTAATCATAATTACTATTAAACTATGATTATATAATGTAAATTAGTGcaacttatttttttaaaatattagtattatttactatttattattcatattaatattatttacCAATTAATTGTACAAATACTATTAATTAACAGTTATTATCTCAATTTACAttatattattgttattattactaTTTAATTTTAACCACTtactttttacttttacttttactatttaatatttactatttactattcactattcaCCGTTCACCGTTCACCGTTCATCTTGTACTTACTCTTTACCATTCACCATTTACAGTTTACCATTTACCATTTACCATTTACTATTTActatttatattttcttattcGTTATTTACTATTAATATTCActagttttaaaaaattaatcatcTACTGACTACTAACTTACAACTATTGCCTATCAAATTGATCTACAAAATTGAATCTAAAATCCAAACAATAAATAATCTTCCAAAATGTAAATTATCAGGAAACGAACACTTACCacattttctaaaaatcaaacaAATTAAATAATCTTTCAAATTACAAATTACACATTTAATCTTAAAAACaaaccatcaataatcatctATTAAGTACTACTGACTATTaaattgaataaataaaaagCAGTATAATATCTATAACTTAAAATAATTGcaaatattataaaataattacTAATAAAACTATTAAGGAAACTAACCTTATATGGCGGACAAGAAATACTTCTTTAAAAAATGTTTTTTCAATCCACCACTTTTTTCATCAATCCAATGACAATGCCCTTTTTTTCAATCCAAGCCATCTCAATCCACCACCTATTTCCAATCCAGAGGATAATGATAGATAATCTTTCTGGGAAACAATGGCCAAAGATAAAGAAGAAGATGAGGGGGATTCTGGGGTTGTgcgagagagaaagagaaaagttaGTACTTGAAGTTGGGTTCTCTCAAGTGTGAGTGTtatcaacaaaagaaaaattgtaGGCAACATAAATAATTGAGTAGATTGCTACTttgattgaaattttttttgactaaataGGTACCATTGATCTCTTTTATCAACGGTATAGAACTcctgtattttttttaaaaaaatttattattctcTCGCCGTAAATTGAATTTGCGGCAAATAAAAAACCCTACCAATTGAAAACTAACGCTGCAAATCTCATTTGATGAGCAGCGAAcgctttacaaaaaaaaaataacttaagCCAGCTCCTgtaggaaaaaaataaattaaaacgaTTTTTTAACAAAGCCTCTATTCTCATTATCAAATCACACCACTTTTGTGATAATTTCtaattttaacaatatttcaagaaattcgCCAAATACACTCTATAGTTTcccttgaggaaaagaaaaaagagaaaagaaaaagatttggatttggatttggatttgtttGTGGCTAAACCGGACGACGAAAAAGATTGCTACACTTTCCCAAAATTTCTCCTACACAATTTGCATAATAGTATTTAGAATAAAGTTATTTATTTAGGATTCTCCTCTTCCcactaatttttttaatgtattaTCCATGTCTTGTTATTCGAttgtaataatttaataaaaagaTGATCTTTAGGCTTAAGGGCGGTGTTGTTATTTGATGAAGTATTTTTATTTCGATTTGAGAACATTTTTGTGATGTatttaatttcatttcatttcaaaattataaacataattatttgaaatataagTGACCATATTAATCAACATTTCAAACATTAGGGAAAAAATCTAAAGTCAAAATGTTTGACTAACtctaatttaattttgattgttagattttgtaattctcctttttgttgttttgaagctgcccaaaataaaaaactttaAGGACCACATTTGCTTTAGTCAAAATATTAGAGATCATTTTAACATATAGCCAAATATTAGAGACCAAAATTGCATTTCTCCTATTTGTCTTTGCATGAAGAAACGGATTTTTCTTCTTGCGTGTAGTGTGACGGAAGAGAGGAGGTATTTGGCTCAAATTCTAAAACCAAAATTAATATTGAAATCATAAATTCTGCTAAATTTGGATTCGGTCATTGACATTAGTTTGGGGTTCAAATAGGTTTCATTCCATTAGGTTTCGGTATTACTAAATTTGATATCCCTTCCGTTCCCTTGCACCCATTTACGAAATACCCTCTGGACTTTGCCTTGAAgtggaaaaaaacaaaaaaaggatttTGAATTGTTTGTGGCTAACCAGATGACGAAAAAGATTGTCGCACTTTCCCGAAATTTCTCTTACACAATTATCATTTGCCGGAGTCTTATGAGtaagaaaaaagtaaaaaagaatgcaaaacaagaaaacaaaatcctTCCTTGCAAGTTAATCTCTCACTTCCTTTTCTTCAACAATTCAACCACTTCAACAGCGACTCCCCCGTATTCACGGGCTCAATAGGAccaaaaaaagacaaaaaccaGACAAATTCCTGACCAAGTAACACTTCTGCTCTCGGTATTCTGCTGCTGAGAAGTAATAATGGGTTTCATCGTCTCCTTAGCCTGCATAATAATTTCCATAGAGCTTGTTCTTGCTAGTTTTTGCGATGTGGGCTGCAGAGTTTCAATGGCTGCGGCCACAGAGCAAGACTTTGTTTCATCCTACATTTCAGCACTGGGGGACCCAGGAATGAAGAACCCAAATGCCAGATTTGCGTTTGAAGCTTGGAATTTCTGTAACGAAGTAGGTAGTGAAGCACCGAATATGGGCAGCCCCAGGTTGGCCGACTGTGCTGACCTTCAGTGCACCCAATTTCCTGTCCCTGCAGGTTTCACTGTACTTTCTTTTCCAATCTTGAACTATGTACGACCTTAAACTTTACTCTCTTAGAATTAGTCACACTCATACTAGTACTGAATATTGCTATGCTTTCTTTTCATCATGCCCCACATTATTTATGATATTTATGCTAAAGTTAGTCTTACCCTGTTTAGTGTGACCAAAAGTTGCCTCAAGTAATGTTTCAGTTAATGACTCTAGTTAATGTCATTTGCAACCATTAGAGTTCGACTCTCGTTACTGTCATCTCAACTTGTTATTTGCAAGAATTAGTGTGTGAAGTGGAACTAATATTTAGGTGTAAATAAGATCAAACCTAAGGTAGTGTAAATGTAAAGACTAGATTTAGGGGAGCAAGTGTACAATTGATCAACGcctttttttaaaactattctTGTACAAGAACACCTCCAATTGTATGTGTCAGATTGTTTCAGACTTACATAGTGGGGCCCAAATTGTTTTGGATTCCTTGTTAAAAGATACCATACTCATGTATGAGGCTAATCTCAATAGAATCATGGGTGTTACTTATTAGCATTATCAAATTTGGAATCAAAGAGATTGCAAagttttcttgattattataagTTATCATCAACTTACAGAATATTATTAGTTGTTCGAGAATCGACCACATCAAGATTGCATAGTTGAACAATTAGGAAAAGCCGTTGCTTTAGTTGTTTATGATTAAATAGTACCTTCTTTTTGCACTTTTTCAAATCGAATTTATCATCTTCATTATTATGTTAACTAGCTAGGGAGCTACTGATTGACACCTAGAGCAGATCCCTGAATCTGGTCCATTGTCCAGCTTTATCACACCTAAGCAAGATAAAATGCCAATTAACTGCTcagctttatatatatatatatatatatatatatatatatatatgtctgtatgtatgtatgtatgtattttTGCACTGGgagctttttttattttttgggccAGCTAAGGTTGGTCTAATAAGTTCAGTGTTTGACATCTAGGCTTTAATTTGTTAGATTATGTTGATTGAGTAGATCTAAAATGTCCCAACTTTGCAGATCAAAAGTGTTATTTACCTCGTCAATATGCCAAAAATGTTTATGGTTATGGTACTTAACCGGCATTAGTAATgatattttaagtttttataGTCATATGTAATCTGTTATATGGTTTCTCCTCCAAAGGGAATATTTAGTCCGAAATCTGGCCATTATGTTGAGTTGCAGTTCTTGAACTATTTGTTTGTTCTTCTCCTTTTGCTTCTGGCAGATAGTGAAGGAGCAAGTTCAAAAACACTTTGGGATATATATGCTTAGCCAGACTAGTCAGCTTTTCAGTATTGTACTTTGCCTCAAGTCTCCATTGTATCAATCTTCTGCTTTTGAAACATAATTTAACTAGAATTGATATTTGGGAAGATGCATTATGTCATAAAACATTTTGTTAAAAGTACAATCTCAAAAGAATCCGCTCTCTCTTGGATGCAAAAAGTCATATATTGTTctgatcattttttttttggtggtaaAATGGCTAAGATATGCCCAGTAGTCTACTTCTTGATAAGATGAGCAAGTGTCAAGTGATACAAAAGGTGAATGAATCAGACAACAAATTAGGGACTGGCGATCAATTTCCTGATACTGAGTTCAAGGCATACAGCGATCCTGATCTTTATGCAGTGGAAAAGGAATTGTATCTCGGTTCTCTCTGTGAGGTGCATGATACTGCTGAGCCATGGTACTTTTGGATGATTATGCTGAAGAATGGCAATTTTGATAAGAATACAACACTTTGTCctgaaaatggaagaaaagttAGTAAAATAGTGACTGGAAGAACTTTTCCTTGTTTTGGTAAAGGATGTATGAATCAACCACTTGTTTACCATAATAGTTCGAGAGTAGATTTTTCAGGGGACCAAGCATCTTTAATAGGTGGTTTTTATGGAACTTACGACCTTGATACCCACTTGAGTTCAGAAGTAGGATCAAAATCTTTTTTCGCAGTTTCATGGCAGAAGAATTTAATCAGTGGGAGTTGGATTGTGTCAAACAAGTTGACGACATCTACCAAGTATCCTTGGCTTATGTTGTATCTTAGAGCTGATGCCACAGAAGGGTTTAACGGAGGATATCACTACAATGGCCGTGGCATAATGAGAAAGGTCTGTCAGTTCTTTAGTGGTTTATTTTTGCTTATATCTCTTGGCTACTTATCACTAGTAGGAGACAGAATGGCCTGAGGTTTCTTACACTTCACTCAATCTGAATCTCAAAGTCTTGTTGATACGACTATTTCAATCATATTGGACACAAATAGTTTGATGAACCATCCTGTGGAGAAGTTATTTGATTGAACATCATGTCATACACAATTGCCTGACTGCAATTTTGAGAAAGGCACTgattaaaaattgaattttttttttttttgcactttcGCTGCAGCTGCCAGAATCACCCCATTTTAAGGTGAAATTGACACTTGAAGTTAAACAAGGAGGCGGACCTAACAGCCAGTTTTACCTCCTGGATATTGGAAGCTGTTGGAAGAATAGTGGAGCTCCTTGCAATGGAGATGTCATAACTGATGTGACTAGATACAGTGAGATGATCATAAATCCAGCCACTACAAGTTGGTGCCGTCCAAATAATCTTGTTTCCTGCCCGCCTTACCACATTAGTCCAACAGGGGAAAAAGTTTATAGAAATGATACCTCTCGGTTTCCATATTCAGCTTATCATCTATATTGTGCTCCAGGAAATGCTGAGCATCTGGAGGAACCATATGATATCTGTGACCCATATAGCAATCCACAAGcacaagaattagttcaaattcTACCACATCCTGAGTGGGCTGTGCATGGATATCCTGCAAAGCAAGGAGAGGGATGGATTGGGGATCCAAGGACCTGGGAGCTCGATGTCGGCTCCTTGTCTAGTCGGCTATACTTCTATCAGGTaaacttcattttcttcatcagCTTCTTCTGGTCAATTTCAATAGAAAAAATCATAGAAGGCCACAGAGAGCAATTTGACCTCTAATTTCTGCCTCCAAAATATCATctggttaaaacagaaaatccaTAGGTGCCGTATGAAAATCAATGGTAAAGTTTTATATCAAGATATTGCTGTTCTTTGGAAATGTGAAAAATATTGTTGATTTCGTTGACTTCCAAATGTACAGAAGATGACTTCACTCTCCAAagattttttccttctctttgcTCCTTCTTCCCCTCACTTACGCTTCCCTTACTAAAAACAGTGTATACTCAGTGATTTCAGTGATTAGGCTTTTCTGCAAAGAACAATTCTCCTTTTACTGCAAAGAAAACTTGGGTTTTTGTGGCTCCATATTGATTAGGCCTTTCTGCAAAGAACAATTCTCCTTTTACTACAAAGAAAGCTTGGGGGTTTTTGCGGCTCCATGTGCTTCAACCCTTGTTGCTGTGAATTCTTCCAGCTCTTCAACATGACTAAGAGAACCAAGAGGGCAAGTATTTCTTTGTTAGGAAATTATATACCTATTATGGTACTAGTCTTCAAAAGCAGATTAAGAAGATGGTGGCTTCAAATTCTATGGGAAATCTGCAGTATAAAAAGAGGCTGTTGGAATTTGCAGATGCAAAAACTGGTCAAACACTTCTACTAACTGAAGTTCCTTCAAACACTTCGTTTTCATAACAGAATAACCTGTGCTGACAATCTCTTTAAAGAATTTCCTGATTAGGACAATCCTATGAAGATTACATTCAGTCCTACGGTGAAATTCATCTCATGTATTTGATTAGAAAAATGTTTTGACCTTGCTACTTCTATGCTGGAGCCCCTCGTGTAAGAACAGCTTGTCTAAAAGTTAACATCCACAAGAAGAAGCTCTGTCACTTCCTTCGGTTCCACGGGATGCTCTTGCATAAAGACTTAGGATTATCATTTCTTTACCAATGAAAATAATAGCCTTATATCATCTGTCTTACACAGGATCCAGGAACAAAACCAGCAAAGCGTGTCTGGACTTCTCTCAATGTTGGCACAGAAATTTATGTTAGCAACAAAGCAATGACAGCTGAATGGACTGTTAGTGATTTTGATGTGTGGATTCCTAATGATTCTGAATTTCGAGGCAGACAATTAATGTAATGGCAGCAAAGAATGAGTCTTAACTTTCCACTTGACAAACAAATTCATCAAGTCTgctttcttctcttttgctTAGAAATACATTCTCTATGTTGATTTTTGCTTCCcatttcatttgattttagtatcAGATGAACCATTCCATGGAGTATTCTAGTATTGAATATTGATAATAATGtagatgagagagagagatgacaAACAGAAACATCTCATAGCACAgattacaaactcaaaattcAACCAATTTATTTCAGTGCGTGAATGAAACTTCTGCAATTCAAATGAAAATCAAAGAGTCTTGGGCTTTTCAGTAGTGGCCCTGGATTGCACTGCAGTTTCCATAGCATGCGCCCCGGCAGAATCAGGCATTGCTTTCAAACAGAAACAATGtagatgagagagagagatgacaAACAGAAACATCTCATAGCACAgattacaaactcaaaattcAACCAATTTATTTCAGTGCGTGAATGAAACTTCTGCAATTCAAATGAAAATCAAAGAGTCTTGGGCTTTTCAGTAGTGGCCCTGGATTGCACTGCAGTTTCCATAGCATGCGCCCCGGCAGAATCAGGCATTGCTTTCAAGAAATGGATAATCAGTGTAGCCAACCACAGGATCAGATGTGTAGAAAGTCTCTCTTTTATACTGATTGAGAGGAGCATTCAACTCAAATCTCTTAGGCAAATCAGGATTAGCCAGGAACAGACGCCCATATACAACAAGATCAGTACGATTTTCAGCCACAGCATTGTTGCCGTCTTCCCTGTCATAACCACCAGCAGAAATAAAATTACCTTTGAAGGCCTTTCTCATTGGCAGAAGACTATCGGAACATTCAAATTTCTCTCCAATAAGTTTCATCCTTGGCTCAACCACATGGCAGTACAGAATTCCATACTTGTTCAAGGCTTCAGCCATATAAAGGCCTAGAGCTTCTGGATTTGAATCTGCTGATCCTAGATAATTAGCAAAGGGGGAAAGCCTTATTCCAAGTCTTTGTGGTCCAATTGCATTGGACACAGCTTCAATT contains the following coding sequences:
- the LOC113712989 gene encoding uncharacterized protein, which encodes MGFIVSLACIIISIELVLASFCDVGCRVSMAAATEQDFVSSYISALGDPGMKNPNARFAFEAWNFCNEVGSEAPNMGSPRLADCADLQCTQFPVPADMPSSLLLDKMSKCQVIQKVNESDNKLGTGDQFPDTEFKAYSDPDLYAVEKELYLGSLCEVHDTAEPWYFWMIMLKNGNFDKNTTLCPENGRKVSKIVTGRTFPCFGKGCMNQPLVYHNSSRVDFSGDQASLIGGFYGTYDLDTHLSSEVGSKSFFAVSWQKNLISGSWIVSNKLTTSTKYPWLMLYLRADATEGFNGGYHYNGRGIMRKLPESPHFKVKLTLEVKQGGGPNSQFYLLDIGSCWKNSGAPCNGDVITDVTRYSEMIINPATTSWCRPNNLVSCPPYHISPTGEKVYRNDTSRFPYSAYHLYCAPGNAEHLEEPYDICDPYSNPQAQELVQILPHPEWAVHGYPAKQGEGWIGDPRTWELDVGSLSSRLYFYQDPGTKPAKRVWTSLNVGTEIYVSNKAMTAEWTVSDFDVWIPNDSEFRGRQLM